In Rutidosis leptorrhynchoides isolate AG116_Rl617_1_P2 chromosome 2, CSIRO_AGI_Rlap_v1, whole genome shotgun sequence, one genomic interval encodes:
- the LOC139891781 gene encoding 3beta-hydroxysteroid-dehydrogenase/decarboxylase-like, translated as MALVDDHSKTCVVIGGTSFVGKCLVARLLKLGNWIVRVADSTRLHLSDHNHHPLSTDRASYFIIDVRNKKSLINVIEGSSVVFYVDDDDSCNHDFFSGYRIIVQGVKNVISACKECKVRRLIYNSAADVVLDSSQDVHNGNETLLYATKFKNVYTELKAQAEAFVLHASDFDGLLTCAVRPSNIFGPGDKEILPSFVDVAKSSWAKFIIGSDGTMCDYTYVENVAHSLICAEAALGSRMFLVSGKVFFITNLEPVGSWEFSLRMLEGLGYYRPTVKLPAVVVRLIIYLIKWMHSQANSRNFSNCSSVHNIVQLMSRTMTYDCSVAQAHIEYSPVISMDEGVSSTIESFSHLAKDSSSVILDELYERSKMEQLLGGGEVADILLWRDERKSFVWFCGVVSVFYWFCLCERTFVSSIAQLLLVFIIFLYGYATLSHETPLLSTELSGYLRFEVSETGLRSGARTITNTWNGASYVFTTLAQGEDRSMFIKVVVSIYLFKMLLINFFPTSMAIAIAFSFILFFVYEQYEEEIEGLIGISNELMRHAMASVTSSLPNTSTGPSMSKDLR; from the exons ATGGCGTTGGTTGACGATCACTCGAAAACTTGCGTCGTCATCGGCGGCACAAGTTTCGTCGGAAAATGTCTTGTTGCGAGGTTATTGAAACTCGGTAATTGGATCGTCCGAGTTGCCGATTCCACTCGTCTCCATCTTTCCGATCACAACCACCACCCTCTCTCTACTGACCGTGCTTCTTATTTCATTATTGATGTGCGAAACAAAAAATCACTCATCAATG TTATTGAAGGTTCTTCAGTTGTATTTTATGTAGATGATGATGATTCCTGTAATCATGATTTCTTTTCCGGCTACAGAATAATTGTACAAG GTGTGAAAAATGTCATCAGTGCTTGTAAAGAATGCAAAGTTAGGAGGTTAATATACAACAGTGCTGCTGACGTTGTGCTGGACAGCTCACAGGATGTACATAATGGAAATGAGACATTATTATATGCTACAAAA TTTAAGAATGTATATACTGAACTTAAGGCTCAAGCAGAGGCATTTGTTTTGCATGCTAGTGATTTTGATGGCCTTCTTACGTGTGCTGTTCGCCCTAGCAACATTTTTGGACCTGGGGACAAGGAGATTTTACCATCTTTTGTTGATGTTGCGAAATCTAGCTGGGCTAAG TTTATTATAGGAAGTGATGGCACCATGTGTGACTACACATATGTGGAAAATGTCGCTCATTCCCTGATCTGTGCAGAAGCTGCGTTGGGCTCTCGAATGTTTCTTGTTTCTGGAAAG GTATTTTTCATCACTAATCTAGAACCGGTTGGCTCTTGGGAATTTTCATTGCGCATGCTGGAGGGGTTAGGTTATTACAG GCCAACGGTCAAACTCCCTGCTGTGGTTGTTCGGTTGATCATTTATCTTATTAAATGGATGCATTCACAAGCAAACTCCAGAAACTTTAGTAACTGTAGCTCAGTTCACAATATTGTCCAATTAATGTCACGGACTATGACTTATGATTGCTCTGTAGCACAAGCACACATTGAATATTCACCAGTTATCTCAATGGAT GAAGGTGTCTCGTCAACCATCGAATCATTCTCTCACTTAGCAAAGGACTCATCTTCCGTAATTCTTGACGAGCTCTATGAAAGATCGAAAATGGAGCAGTTGCTAGGCGGTGGGGAAG TTGCAGACATTCTATTGTGGAGAGATGAGAGGAAATCATTTGTTTGGTTTTGTGGAGTGGTTTCTGTATTCTACTGGTTCTGTCTTTGTGAAAGAACGTTTGTATCCTCTATAGCTCAACTGCTGCTGGTTTTCATAATATTTCTTTATGGATATGCAACACTGTCACATGAAACTCCCTTATTGTCAACTGAATT GTCTGGTTATTTACGTTTTGAAGTATCTGAAACGGGTTTGAGGAGTGGTGCGAGAACTATAACGAACACGTGGAATGGAGCTAGTTATGTTTTTACAACATTGGCACAAGGAGAAGACCGGAGTATGTTTATCAAG GTAGTAGTATCAATCTATCTTTTCAAGATGCTTCTTATCAACTTTTTTCCTACTTCAATGGCAATAG CGATAGCATTCTCATTTATTTTGTTCTTCGTTTATGAGCAATACGAAGAGGAAATTGAAGGATTAATTGGGATATCAAACGAACTCATGAGGCATGCCATGGCATCCGTAACTTCATCGTTACCTAACACTTCGACTGGACCTTCAATGTCAAAAGATTTGAGATAA